The following proteins come from a genomic window of Candidatus Nezhaarchaeales archaeon:
- the amrB gene encoding AmmeMemoRadiSam system protein B, with amino-acid sequence MVKKVRHPCVAGFFYDSNPEGLRRQINGCFTSPLGPGRLPKLNPQGPRVVKGMVVPHAGYMYSGPVAAYAYLNLASDGNVDTVVIIGPNHTGAGTGISIMVEGVWRTPIGEVEVDEEVANSIWRTSKLIAIDEEAHVGEHSIEVQLPFLIYTYGPRFKIVPICMMLQEFEASLDTGLSIAKAIKGRNVVVLASTDFTHYEPHTVAKDKDEKAIRAIIELDAKKLMETVREYDITMCGYGPVGAMLIAAKELGATRADLLKYATSGDVTGDRRQVVGYASISVY; translated from the coding sequence TTGGTTAAGAAGGTTAGGCATCCATGTGTTGCCGGGTTCTTTTACGACTCAAACCCGGAGGGTCTTAGAAGGCAGATTAATGGTTGTTTTACTAGTCCCTTAGGACCGGGACGCCTACCTAAGCTTAACCCGCAAGGCCCTAGAGTCGTAAAAGGCATGGTCGTCCCCCACGCTGGCTATATGTACTCGGGTCCCGTAGCTGCTTACGCGTACCTAAACCTAGCCAGCGACGGTAACGTTGACACCGTAGTTATAATAGGACCTAACCATACGGGCGCTGGAACAGGGATCTCGATAATGGTGGAGGGCGTCTGGAGAACCCCTATAGGAGAGGTGGAGGTGGATGAGGAGGTGGCCAACTCTATATGGAGGACGAGCAAGCTGATAGCGATTGATGAAGAGGCCCACGTAGGTGAACATAGTATTGAGGTACAACTACCATTCTTAATATATACTTACGGGCCTAGGTTTAAGATTGTGCCGATATGTATGATGCTGCAAGAATTCGAAGCTAGCCTTGATACGGGGCTATCGATAGCTAAGGCTATTAAGGGTCGAAACGTGGTGGTTCTAGCTTCAACAGATTTCACTCATTACGAGCCGCATACCGTGGCGAAGGATAAAGATGAAAAGGCTATAAGGGCTATAATTGAACTGGACGCTAAGAAGCTGATGGAAACGGTTAGGGAGTACGATATAACTATGTGTGGTTACGGCCCGGTTGGAGCTATGCTAATAGCGGCTAAAGAGCTAGGGGCTACTAGGGCGGATCTACTTAAATATGCGACGTCAGGCGACGTCACCGGGGATCGAAGGCAGGTAGTAGGTTACGCTTCAATAAGCGTATATTAG
- a CDS encoding glutamate--tRNA ligase yields the protein MLKYALKNAIDHNGRADVNAVIRKLVSEKPDVKGVIKEIIPLVRGVVEEVNALTISEQKRLFEEKFPEGLEERKGEEERKLPPLPDVERFKSVITRFAPEPNGYLHLGHAKAAILSYEYAKLYGGRFLLRFEDTNPRAEKLEYYEAIREDLKALGLSWAEEKIVSYDIPKIYSYAKEIITRGYAYACVCQTKLLRLNRRLGKECLCRSKGVEYNLQVLDKMINGAYREGEAVIRLKTSMRHKNYAMRDPVILRVVDHPHPLQGVKYHVYPTYDFACALEDCLMEVSHVLRSMEFVPRVDIQVEVCKILGFTPPVAIQFGRLKMEGTPLSKRRIIPLIREGIVKGWDDPRLATLRGLFKRGVHPDAVKRLIMDVGPSKANALITKKLLDSYNRKVVDPIANRFFFVKDPVLMRIHNAPPRRSVRIPLHPSFPERGFRVLELEGREGVMEVYVSNDDLVKRTEGSMLRLMGLFNVRLLNLNRPLEAVYAGEELIDPKIQWLPVNGGIQAEVFLIGPLLKDGRINPDSLKVVSGLVERSCAELKEGELVQFERFGFARIEKAGVDGVKAVLTHK from the coding sequence GTGCTGAAGTACGCTTTAAAGAACGCGATAGACCATAATGGTAGGGCTGACGTAAACGCGGTTATTAGGAAGCTAGTAAGCGAGAAACCCGACGTTAAAGGCGTTATTAAAGAGATCATCCCTCTAGTAAGAGGAGTAGTGGAAGAGGTTAACGCCTTAACGATTAGCGAGCAGAAACGGCTTTTTGAAGAAAAATTCCCTGAGGGACTTGAAGAGCGTAAGGGGGAGGAGGAACGGAAGCTCCCACCGCTACCCGATGTTGAACGCTTTAAAAGCGTTATAACCCGTTTCGCTCCTGAGCCTAATGGTTATCTACACCTCGGCCATGCTAAGGCGGCAATTCTCTCCTACGAGTACGCTAAACTATATGGTGGACGCTTCCTCCTAAGGTTTGAGGATACTAATCCTAGGGCCGAGAAGCTGGAGTACTATGAAGCGATAAGGGAGGATTTAAAGGCCTTAGGTCTCAGTTGGGCTGAGGAGAAGATTGTTTCATACGATATACCGAAGATCTACAGCTACGCTAAGGAGATAATTACACGCGGCTACGCGTACGCATGCGTATGCCAAACCAAGCTACTTAGGTTGAATAGGCGTCTAGGTAAAGAGTGTTTATGCAGGTCTAAAGGTGTTGAGTACAACCTCCAAGTACTTGATAAGATGATTAATGGAGCTTACCGGGAAGGTGAAGCCGTCATACGGTTGAAAACGAGTATGCGCCATAAAAACTACGCTATGCGTGATCCCGTTATCCTACGCGTCGTTGATCATCCTCATCCCCTTCAAGGCGTTAAGTACCATGTTTACCCAACTTACGACTTCGCCTGCGCCTTGGAGGACTGCCTCATGGAGGTGAGCCACGTGCTTAGGTCCATGGAGTTCGTACCCCGCGTTGATATACAAGTGGAAGTATGTAAGATACTCGGGTTTACGCCCCCCGTAGCTATACAGTTCGGTAGGCTTAAAATGGAAGGCACCCCACTTTCTAAGCGTAGGATAATACCCCTTATAAGGGAGGGAATAGTAAAGGGGTGGGATGATCCCCGCTTAGCAACCCTTAGGGGGTTATTTAAGCGCGGGGTTCATCCGGACGCGGTTAAACGGTTAATTATGGATGTAGGGCCTAGTAAGGCTAACGCGTTAATAACTAAAAAGCTTTTAGACTCATACAATAGGAAGGTCGTGGACCCTATAGCTAATCGCTTCTTCTTCGTTAAGGACCCCGTCCTAATGCGCATTCATAATGCGCCACCGCGAAGATCAGTACGTATACCGCTTCACCCGAGCTTTCCGGAGCGTGGGTTTAGGGTTTTAGAGTTAGAGGGACGCGAAGGAGTTATGGAGGTCTACGTGAGTAATGACGACTTAGTTAAACGGACCGAAGGCTCAATGTTACGCTTAATGGGGCTTTTCAACGTGAGGCTCCTTAACTTAAACAGGCCTTTAGAGGCTGTCTACGCTGGGGAGGAATTAATAGATCCAAAAATCCAGTGGCTCCCAGTGAATGGGGGTATACAGGCTGAAGTCTTCTTGATCGGTCCATTACTAAAGGATGGCCGTATAAACCCGGACAGTTTAAAGGTGGTATCAGGTCTTGTTGAGCGTAGTTGCGCAGAGCTAAAGGAGGGCGAACTAGTACAGTTTGAACGTTTCGGCTTCGCCCGTATAGAGAAAGCCGGAGTAGATGGTGTAAAAGCAGTATTAACCCATAAGTAA
- the fni gene encoding type 2 isopentenyl-diphosphate Delta-isomerase, whose translation MDETERRKLEHLEVALKGGVEATDTTMFEDVRLPHRALPELDLDDVNLETELFGVKVAAPVIISAITGGHKVAAKVNETLARAAQTLRIAMGVGSQRAVLKDPRLEPTYRVARDVAPDVPLIANIGASQLLTEFKVEHVLKAVEMINANAIAIHLNPAQEALQREGTPRFKGVLNALRELIRRVPVPVVVKEVGSGIPYEDAVKLEKSGVEYLDVAGLGGTSWPAIEGLRLLKGGNNLGSIISEAFRNWGIPTAASVCEVVAHTKLKVIASGGIRSGIDVAKALSLGAIASGIALPLLEPAYRGDVNGVINALKVIIEGLRVSMFLMGVRSVEELRRAKVIITGRLAQWLSIRASSYLQDKQAYG comes from the coding sequence TTGGATGAAACCGAGAGGAGGAAGCTTGAACACTTGGAGGTTGCGCTTAAAGGAGGCGTCGAGGCCACTGATACGACCATGTTTGAAGACGTTAGGCTTCCCCATCGGGCTTTACCCGAGCTAGACCTAGATGATGTAAACCTGGAAACCGAGCTCTTCGGCGTAAAGGTGGCTGCCCCGGTAATAATTTCGGCTATAACCGGTGGGCATAAGGTAGCCGCTAAGGTTAATGAGACGTTAGCTAGAGCCGCGCAAACGTTAAGGATAGCTATGGGCGTTGGAAGCCAACGGGCCGTTTTAAAGGACCCGAGGCTTGAACCTACCTATAGAGTGGCTCGGGATGTAGCGCCTGACGTACCGCTTATAGCTAATATAGGGGCTAGCCAGCTATTAACTGAGTTTAAAGTGGAGCACGTATTAAAGGCCGTCGAAATGATAAACGCTAACGCCATCGCGATCCACCTTAACCCGGCTCAGGAAGCCCTACAAAGGGAGGGGACGCCTAGATTTAAAGGGGTGCTTAATGCGTTACGTGAACTGATACGTAGGGTTCCGGTACCCGTAGTCGTTAAGGAGGTAGGTTCAGGCATACCTTATGAGGACGCTGTAAAACTGGAGAAGAGCGGGGTTGAATACTTGGATGTAGCTGGGCTAGGAGGGACAAGCTGGCCAGCGATTGAAGGATTGAGGCTTCTAAAGGGTGGTAATAACCTAGGGAGTATTATTAGTGAGGCCTTTCGTAACTGGGGAATACCTACCGCTGCTAGCGTTTGCGAGGTAGTAGCGCATACTAAGCTTAAAGTTATAGCTTCGGGGGGGATAAGAAGCGGAATTGACGTGGCTAAGGCCTTAAGCCTAGGAGCTATAGCATCAGGTATTGCCTTACCCCTTCTAGAGCCAGCGTATCGAGGGGATGTGAACGGCGTTATTAACGCGCTGAAAGTCATTATTGAGGGGTTAAGGGTTAGTATGTTCTTGATGGGGGTAAGAAGTGTTGAGGAGCTACGGAGGGCTAAGGTAATAATTACTGGGAGGCTAGCCCAATGGCTTTCAATTAGAGCCTCAAGCTACTTACAGGATAAGCAAGCTTACGGCTAG